The genomic segment TGTGTTGAGATCAGTGGTCCTGACGAATTGAACCAGATTATCCTGCCCCGTAAGGGTGTGTTGGAACTGGCAAAATTGCTCACCGATGCAGAACTGAGTGTCACCTTGTCACTCAGTGGTAACCACCTCCGGGCACAAACTGAGAATTTCACCTTTACCTCAAAACTGGTCGACGGAAAATTCCCGGATTACACCCGTGTAATTCCGAAAAACGGTACCAATGTGATGCTGGCCGATCGTCAGGAGCTACGCCAGGTATTTGCCCGTACCGCCATTCTGTCGAATGAAAAGTACCGTGGCGTACGCCTGGTACTGGCACCAGACTTGCTGCAGGTCTTTGCCAATAACCCGGAGCAGGAAGAAGCAGAGGAATCTGTTGCGGTCAGCTACAGCGGCGACTCTCTTGAAATGGGCTTCAACGTTGCTTATTTGCTGGATGTCATGTCGGTTATTAATAATGAGAACGTTAAAATGACGCTGTCAGATGCCAACAGCAGTGCCTTGCTGGAAGAGCCAGAAGGCGGCGACTCGCTGTACGTTGTGATGCCGATGCGCCTGTAGGTATTTATGCCGATTCGGCGCTTGTCCGTACGCGGTGTCCGTAATCTGGCACCGCTGGATATCCATCCTCATTCTCGCGTTAACTTCATTTATGGTGATAACGGCAGCGGCAAAAGCAGCTTGCTGGAGTCAATCGCGTTGTTGTCTTCGGGGAAATCTTTCCGCTCAAATCAGATCAAGCAACTGATCCATCATGATGCCGATCGGCTCGAACTGGAATGTGAACTGGATGAGACGGGGGCGGATGCTCAGACCCAGGATTTGTACAGTCTCCGCCTGCGTAATGGTGATGTGTTATTTCGTCTTGATGGTTCGGTTCTGACCTCCCAGGCACAAGTAGCCACCCG from the Candidatus Thalassolituus haligoni genome contains:
- the dnaN gene encoding DNA polymerase III subunit beta; translated protein: MKFVISREALLRPLQLVAGVVEKRQTLPVLSNVLLEVRGQQLSLTGTDLEVELVGRVTLDEVGVEGEVTVPGKKLMDICRSLQDGAQIEIALEDQRVTVRAGRSRFTLSSLPATEFPNVESVGEEKSFSMGQQVLRRALDRTSFAMAQQDVRYYLNGMLFEVSADSLRTVATDGHRLATCCVEISGPDELNQIILPRKGVLELAKLLTDAELSVTLSLSGNHLRAQTENFTFTSKLVDGKFPDYTRVIPKNGTNVMLADRQELRQVFARTAILSNEKYRGVRLVLAPDLLQVFANNPEQEEAEESVAVSYSGDSLEMGFNVAYLLDVMSVINNENVKMTLSDANSSALLEEPEGGDSLYVVMPMRL